The Streptomyces armeniacus genomic interval GAGCTCAGCGCCTTCTCCAGGCCGAGCGCGGAGTGCGCGCTCTGCGCCGCCAGTACGAACAGGGCGCGGGACTCGTCCGCGGTGAGGCCCGTGACGTCCGTACGGAAGCCGGGCAGCAGGGCGATGCCGCCGTGCCGCCCGCGCTCGGCGTATACCGGCACTCCGGCGGCGGAGAGCGAGTCGATGTCCCGGTAGATGGTGCGCGCGGACACCTCCAGCCGCTCGGCCAGCTCGGCGGCCGGGACGCGGCCGCGGGTCTGGAGGAGCAGCAGGATCGAGAGGAGCCGGTCGGACTTCACGGATCCAGGATGCCGGAGATATATGACGAGAGCTGTCAAGTTATGCGGGCAGGCTGCACCGCGCAGACACCGGCAAGCAAGCAGAGGAGCCGTACCCATGACCGCCTCCCCCCGGCAGCAGAGCGCCGATCCCCGCCCGTACCACGCACGGGCCGCCGACCAGGCGGCCACGCTGATCGCCGCCGTCGGCCCCGGCCGGTTCGACGACCCGACCCCCTGCGACGAGTGGGACGTCCGCGCGCTGCTCGGCCACATCGTCGACGCCACGCGGCGCTTCGCGCGGCTGGGGGAGGGCGGCGCCGGCACGGCCATGGACGCGCCCGCAGTGCCCACCGGCATCCCGGACGACAGCGCTGCCTGGGCCGAGGCGTACGCCTCGGCACGCGCCGGCCTCACGGCGGCATGGGCGGACGACGCCCTGCTGGACGCGGCGTACACGCTGCCGTGGGGCGAGGTGCCGGGGCGCGCAGCGCTCTCCGGCCTCGTGCTCGACACGGTCACGCACACCTGGGACCTCGCAGAGGCGCTCGGCGGTGAGCACGTACGGACGCTGGACCCGGAGCTCGCGGAGTACGCGCTGGCCGTCGCCCACCGCGCCGTTCCGGCCGAACGCCGCGGTGGCCCCACCCCGTTCGCCCCGGTGCGGGAGGCCCCGGAGGGCGCGGACGCGTACGGGCGGCTGGCGGCCTGGCTGGGACGCGAGGCGGGCTGAGGACGGGCCGGGCCGGGCCGCCCCCGCCGAACAGCCCGCGTGGCACGCCGACCGCCAACTGGACGTGCAGCGCCGCGCCTTGGCCCTGCCGCGATCCGGAACGCGTGGACGAGCTGCGCGCGGAGGCAGGCACCGAGCCGTTCGCGCAGTACACGGCTCGGCACGCGCCCGCGTAGGCTCACGGTGTGCTGACGCTGTGGACGGCTCTCGCCGCCTGGTACGGCGCGGGCGTGGGTCTGCTCTTACCCCGCGCCGTCTACCGGCTCGCCGTCGAGCCCGAGGAGCCGTGGCGGGACAGGTGCCCGGCCGGGCACGCGCTGGACGGCGCGGTCAGCGGCTGGCTCGGGCGGGCGTGGTGCGACGTGTGCTGCCGCACGTACGGGCCGGGCGAGCCGGTGTTCGTCCTCGCGGGCGCGCTGGTCTGCGGCCTGCTGGCGGCGGTCGTGGGGGTACGGCCCGAGCTGGGCGTATGGCTGCTGGCCGCCCCGTTCGCGCTGCTGCTCGCCGCCGTGGACCGGGCCGTGAACCGGCTGCCCGACGTCCTCACCCTCCCGCTCGCCGCAGGCACCGGCACGCTGCTCGGCGTCGCCGCGCTCCAGCCGCACGCGGCGGGCAGCTGGCGCCGGGCACTGCTGGGCGGCGTCGTACTGGCGAGCGTCTACTTCCTGCTGTTCTTCATCAATCCGAGTGGTATGGGCTTCGGTGACGTCAAGCTGGCGCTC includes:
- a CDS encoding TIGR03086 family metal-binding protein → MTASPRQQSADPRPYHARAADQAATLIAAVGPGRFDDPTPCDEWDVRALLGHIVDATRRFARLGEGGAGTAMDAPAVPTGIPDDSAAWAEAYASARAGLTAAWADDALLDAAYTLPWGEVPGRAALSGLVLDTVTHTWDLAEALGGEHVRTLDPELAEYALAVAHRAVPAERRGGPTPFAPVREAPEGADAYGRLAAWLGREAG
- a CDS encoding prepilin peptidase, translated to MLTLWTALAAWYGAGVGLLLPRAVYRLAVEPEEPWRDRCPAGHALDGAVSGWLGRAWCDVCCRTYGPGEPVFVLAGALVCGLLAAVVGVRPELGVWLLAAPFALLLAAVDRAVNRLPDVLTLPLAAGTGTLLGVAALQPHAAGSWRRALLGGVVLASVYFLLFFINPSGMGFGDVKLALTLGVALGWYGWGVLLAGAFLGFLLLAAYGAVLLLSGRAERGTEVPFGPFMVLGALAGVLLGGLAA